Part of the Stigmatella erecta genome is shown below.
CTTGTGGAACCGCCGGGTCCGCCTGCTGGAGGACGGCTACTGGGCCCCCATGCTCCGCCACGAGCCGGTGGACCCGGACTCGCTGCGCGAGCTGGCCCAGGAGCTGGCCCGGCCCCAGCTCCAGCTTTCGCTGATTTCCGCCATCTCCACGCGGCTCAACCGCGCCTATGGCCCCATCCTCATCGTCCTGCTGCTGAGCTGGTTCGTGAAGGTCTACAGCCACCCGCAGGCCCCCGGCACCTTCCGTGAGTTCGTGGAGCGGGCCCACGTGGGCCCCGTGCCCGGGGAGTTCATCATGAGCCTGATCGCCGGCATGAGCCTGCTGGCCATCTACATGTTCGTCTCCTCGTTCTTCGTCCGCGCGCCCCTGGGCGAGCTGCGCACCCGGCCCCGGGGCCGCCGCGCGGCGCTGTGGGAGTCCTTCTACCGGCCCTATGCCCTGAACCGCTCCCGCCGCCGGGTCCCCCGGTCCCCGCCCGCCTCGCCGCCCCTGCCCCCGGAGCCCTAAGCTTCTCGACGGGTTTTGGACACTCCAGGGGGCGGCTCATGGCCCCCATTCGCCACGCAACGCCCCTGGGGTTTTCGTCCTTCCGAGGCCTCCCCTTTTGTGTCTTGTATCCGCCACCATGGCGAATACGCGTACGGTGACGGTCATCAATGGCGACGGCATTGGCCCCGAGGTGATGGGGGCGACGATCCGGGTGCTCGAAGCGCTCAAGCTGCCACTGGACTTCGATCACAAGGACGCGGGCACCGAGGTCATCGCCAAGTACGGCACCAACCTGCCGCACGAGACGGTGGAGGCGGTGCTGCGCAGCGGCGTGGCGCTCAAGGGCCCCACGGGCACCGTGGTGGGCGGGGGCATGCCCTCGGCCAACGTGGGCCTGCGCAAGCGCCTGGACCTGTACGCCTCGCTGCGCCCGGTCAAGAGCGTGCCCAGCGTGAAGACGCGCTATGAGGACGTGGACCTCATCGTGGTGCGCGAGAACACCGAGGGGCTCTACGTCGGCATCGAGCACATCGTCGTGCCGGGCGTGGTGGAGTCGCTGAAGATCATCACCGAGAAGGCCTCCACCCGCATCGCCCGCTTCGCCTTCGAGCACGCGCGCAAGCTGGGCCGCAAGAAGGTGACGGCCGTGCACAAGGCCAACATCATGAAGCTCTCGGACGGCCTCTTCCTGGACTGCTGCCGCAAGGTGGGCCGCGAGTTCCCCGAGATTCAGTACGAGGAGGTCATCATTGACAACCTCTGCATGCAACTCGTGAAGGACCCCTCGCGCTTCGACGTGATGGTGCTGGAGAACCTCTACGGCGACATCATCAGCGACCTGTGCGCGGGGCTGGTGGGCGGCCTGGGCGTGGTGCCGGGCGCCAACATCGGCGAGCGCACCGCGGTGTTCGAGGCCGTCCACGGCACCGCGCCCGACATCGCCGGCAAGGGCATCGCCAACCCCACCGCGCTGCTCATGTCCGCGGCGATGATGCTCGACTGGATGGGGCTCACCGAGGAGGGCCAGCGCGTGCAGGCGGCGCTCCAGAAGGTTTACGGCGAGGGGAAGATCCGCACCGGCGACCTGGGCGGCAGCTCCACCACGCGCGAGTTCACCGACGCCATCATCGCGGCCCTCTGACCATGAAAACCCCCACCCTCCTGTCCACCCTCGCGGCGCTGTCCCTGGGCGCCGCCGCGCTCGCAAGTCCCACCATGTCCTTCTTCGATCTGAGTGCCCCCCGCCTCGACGGCAAGTCCGAGAACCTGTCGGCCTACAAGGGCCAGGTGCTC
Proteins encoded:
- a CDS encoding DUF2270 domain-containing protein, which encodes MRPTARDNEALKPLPISDTAMVHLYRGELGRSDNWRTRLDTTTNWALTTTAAVISFGFANTSSPHVTFLVGIWMVISFLLIEARRYRYYDLWNRRVRLLEDGYWAPMLRHEPVDPDSLRELAQELARPQLQLSLISAISTRLNRAYGPILIVLLLSWFVKVYSHPQAPGTFREFVERAHVGPVPGEFIMSLIAGMSLLAIYMFVSSFFVRAPLGELRTRPRGRRAALWESFYRPYALNRSRRRVPRSPPASPPLPPEP
- a CDS encoding isocitrate dehydrogenase (NAD(+)), with protein sequence MANTRTVTVINGDGIGPEVMGATIRVLEALKLPLDFDHKDAGTEVIAKYGTNLPHETVEAVLRSGVALKGPTGTVVGGGMPSANVGLRKRLDLYASLRPVKSVPSVKTRYEDVDLIVVRENTEGLYVGIEHIVVPGVVESLKIITEKASTRIARFAFEHARKLGRKKVTAVHKANIMKLSDGLFLDCCRKVGREFPEIQYEEVIIDNLCMQLVKDPSRFDVMVLENLYGDIISDLCAGLVGGLGVVPGANIGERTAVFEAVHGTAPDIAGKGIANPTALLMSAAMMLDWMGLTEEGQRVQAALQKVYGEGKIRTGDLGGSSTTREFTDAIIAAL